ACATGAATATTACTGACAGACATCGCTTTGGTTCACTGCTGTTATgttcattgtaaaatatttggAAGAATCATCCAAACAGAGTATCGTTCCATGTGACCCAAGTCATATGAAGTGCAATATTAAGACCTCTGAAGATGCTAAAACACAATCATCACTCCTGGAGGCTCCACAATAAAGATGAGCTTCAACTCACATTACCTTTTATACACTTAACATGTTGACTCTTTCCAAGACCAGCAGCATCAAGGGAGAAAAACATACAGCTAGGAGAACTGATTTAGAAAAGTGTCACACAGAGCTCAtacaaaaacatctgaaatgtaaaaatcagtaACATCTCATCATAAATGCTTATACATACAGTAAAATCATCTCTGTTTTCAAAGATCcctttgaatatacagtatattcaaaacaCATATTTACTAGGCTACACTTTGCTATCACATGAGGCTCAAGAAAGGGTTCCTAAATGGCAGGGAAGCAGCATGAATAACAGTTTAAGTTAAATGGCAATGCCAACATGAAAGTTTTACATTTGGATTTGCTTGTATATTACACAAAtgcatactttatttaaaatattttaaatggtaacaaTATAAGTGCTTTGTTGTGTAGCACCTACTTTGATAGTAGGCGATTCTTTTTTGTCAAGTAGCTTGTTAAGCCAGTTGTTAAGGGCTATTGATATAACACAACTGTGTTAGGTCTCATCAGCAAAGGAGATGAGTCAGCATACAGAGAGAAGGTGCACCAACTAACAGTCTGGTGCAAAGACAACAACCTGTCCCTGAATCTGTACAAAACAAAAGCGATGGTTGTTGACTTTAGGAGGGCACAGAAAAAACACTCCCCGCTGAAGACTGACGGCTCCCCTGTTGAGATCGTCAAGAGCACCAAATTCCTTGGTGTTCACCTAGCGGAGAACCTTACCCGGTCTCTCAACACCAACACTGTAgcaaagaaagcacagcagcgtctatAATTCCTACAAAGGCAGAGGAAAGCACATCTCCCACCCTCCATCCTCACCACTATCTACAGAGGGACTATTGAGAGCATCTTGAGCAGCTGTATCACTGTCTGGTTTGGTAACTGCCCCATCGCAGATCCCAAGACCCTGCAGCGGATAGTGAGgacagctgagaagatcattggggTACCTCTTCCTGCTATATCAGACATTTATACCCCACGTTATACTCGTAAAGCCATCAGCATTGCGGGCGACCCCACAACCCCCTTTCATAAACTTTTCACCCTTCTGCCATCTGGCAGGAGGTACAGAAGCACTCGGACCCTCACCGTCAAATTGTGTGACAGCTTCTTCCCCCAAGCCATCAGACTCCTCAACTCCTGAGTACTGTGGGGATAAGAACTCATTCACACACTGGACTGATTTGaaccactctcacacacatcccAATATTATCTACCTCCGCacaaacaatttttcacacatttttgcacatttttgctgTCTGCACTGTTCTCTCATTATGCACACATGCACTTTATGTAGTCCTGTGTAGTCTGTGTTAAACATTTAGAGTTCTTATTTTGCAGTCagctattttttcttcttttttaaatagtCTTCTTAGTTCTTATTTAACTTTTACTTagcttatttaatataatttaattatgtcCAGTTTAGTTCTTTGTAGtcctgtgttctgtgtttttgtctgtgtagCACCTTGGTCCTGGAGAAACGCTGTCTCATTTCACTGTACACTAACTGTATAGAgttggaatgacaataaagctacTCTGACTCTAACTCTGAAAATCCCATTCCAGGGGGTCCCAGCTTAGTCAAAAAAGTGTTCCAGGGGCAGTGGCTTTCATTTCAGCTCACATTAGCAGTATAAAAGACTTCATCCATTAAGGTTTTCCATTTGatcatagttttaaaatatttaattctgtgTAAACTTGCTGTCCCACTGAGGAATTGTCACAAGGGCTGTATCTCAATCTCAGTATATGAATTGCATCTGGACAGTTATAGTGAAAATATTCAATAGCTATTTTGTAGTCAAGACTTTAAAGGTTGTGTAAATTGTACTTGATATGACAAAAGAAAACAACCCCCACAATATTTTGGCTCTATCCATTTTTTACAGTCATGTTTAATAtgacaaaatgatgaaaaatgctGAATGTACATCTGaagaataaacaacaaaaaaagagggGAAACATTCTGAATTACATTCAATGACTTACAGCACATTCATCAGGGATGAGTctttattaaacactttaaatgtgaaaattaattttaagcttttctgAAACCAGGGATAGAATAAAGCATAAATGATGGGATTAATGGTGGAGTTCAGGAAGAAAAATATTACAGCAACATCTCTGACATAAAACAAGTCAGCATTACTGTATGGAATCAATAAAGAACAAATATAATACGGCAGTAAACACAGAAGAAACACAATGACCAGAATCCCCAGCAGTATGGCAGCTTTTCgctctgatttgtcactgactCTGTTTTTGGAGGATCCTGTGCTGTTGTGAACCTGAAGGGCTCTTATAGCAGTCGCATGTCTCTTAGCGATGACAAAAACAtgagtgtataatattataataagtgtACATGGCATAAGAAGCACAATTAGAAGATCAATGAGAGATGAAACTCCATCtataacataaacacattttcctGGACACGTGACATCAGTGAAGTTTCCATTAACAAACAGAAGAATGAAGTTATAAATAAGTGAAAACAGCCAGTTAAATAAAGTAACTATGCAGATCACAGTGGGTGAGATTTTCTGTGAGTAAAAAAAAGGAGAACTTAAAGCCAAAAAGCGATCAACGGCTATGAGAGCCACAGTGTGAACAGACACGCTTGTTGCTTGAAAAGTCACAAAATTGAAAACCGAACACATCACTGGTCCAGAAGTCCAACATGACTCAATcaacaaaatcaaatgaaatggcATCACAGCAACTCCAGTAAGGAGATCGGACACGGCCAAAGAGAGGATGAGGATGTTCGCAGGTGTGTGGAGCTGCTTGAAGTGACTAACAGAGATGATGACAAGCAGGTTTCCACACACGGTCAGCAGAGACACAGCTGCTGTGGCCACATACAGAACCACATAGACAGATAAAGAAACAGATCTCCCTGGACATGAATATTCCTGACAGACATCGCTTTGGTTCACTGCTGATAAATGCATTCTTCAGTATTTGGATGAAATATCCAAACAGAGTATCGTTCCATGTGATAAGGATTCATGGATTCAAATGTGCAGTTTGTATTTTCAACAGCTCTGAATTGCTCATAATCTGAAACACAGTCTGCATTCACTCCTGGAGATTCCACAATAAAGACATGCTACAACCCATGCTGCTTTTATACACTTGACATGTTGACTTTTTCCAAGACCGGCAGCATCAAGGGGAAAGAACATACAGCTGGGAGATCAACTGATTTGTCTCcatccagaaaaaaaagagttatatactacaataatatatttgcaatttatgTTGCGATTCTACAATagaaaatgatttctaaataagaataaaaaaatcaaaaaaatcaaaaagcagcCTGTGGTCTAAATGTACAACCAACAAATGACAGTTTATTGTGTTTCGAAAATGACCTGCTTTTCTTCACTCAAAGATCTAACTAAAAGAAATTTGaggttgtacaaaaaaaaaccctaaaatggAGATAGGTTtggcatatacatatatatattttgttacgctgcccggaaggaacacggagccgagGATTATTGAGAGAGAgtatttattaatccaacacaggggtaaatccaacatggaaacaggaggaagacacacgtatgtaacttgtagacccgacaaacacagactgaaaggacAAGGCTTATAAAGAAAGGATAACGAAGGGCAGACAGGTGCAAGGAATCACTAAGTTAACAGGGACagggaacacatggggaagaaaactagacacacctgggaactaatcaaccaaacacgggagacagaaactgggtcaacAGGACAAAACCACACaagagtccaggggtgtgacattactcccccctcccggtAGGTGTGTCCTCGCGCAGTGGCACAACAGAGGGAGgcatgggtgggaacttgggaggttCCGGTGGAGGATGGACTTCCAGGAGGA
The sequence above is drawn from the Cyprinus carpio isolate SPL01 chromosome B20, ASM1834038v1, whole genome shotgun sequence genome and encodes:
- the LOC109069604 gene encoding trace amine-associated receptor 13c-like, whose translation is MHLSAVNQSDVCQEYSCPGRSVSLSVYVVLYVATAAVSLLTVCGNLLVIISVSHFKQLHTPANILILSLAVSDLLTGVAVMPFHLILLIESCWTSGPVMCSVFNFVTFQATSVSVHTVALIAVDRFLALSSPFFYSQKISPTVICIVTLFNWLFSLIYNFILLFVNGNFTDVTCPGKCVYVIDGVSSLIDLLIVLLMPCTLIIILYTHVFVIAKRHATAIRALQVHNSTGSSKNRVSDKSERKAAILLGILVIVFLLCLLPYYICSLLIPYSNADLFYVRDVAVIFFFLNSTINPIIYALFYPWFQKSLKLIFTFKVFNKDSSLMNVL